From Rutidosis leptorrhynchoides isolate AG116_Rl617_1_P2 chromosome 3, CSIRO_AGI_Rlap_v1, whole genome shotgun sequence, a single genomic window includes:
- the LOC139899284 gene encoding glutathione reductase, chloroplastic-like isoform X2, whose protein sequence is MAASLSTPKFTTTLSSSTLQTLIHRHHRFSTLTLTRSPFIINPLSSSSSYPFNLSKKTLGFLSDNRLLKSRRFSTRAESTNGAEPRHYDFDLFTIGAGSGGVRASRFAANFGASVAVCELPFATISSDSTGGVGGTCVLRGCVPKKLLVYASKYAHEFEESLGFGWSYNSEPTHDWSTLMANKNAELQRLTGIYKNILNNAGVKLIEGRGKIVDPHTVDVDGKLYTARNILVSVGGRPFIPEIPGSEYVIDSDAALDLPSKPTKIAIVGGGYIAVEFAGIFNGLQSEVHVFIRQKQVLRGFDEENLGLESVGVELDKNGAILVDEYSRTSVPSIWAVGDVTDRMNLTPVALMEGAALAKTLFANEPTKPDFRAVPSAVFSQPPIGQVGLTEQQAIESYGDINVYTANFRPLKATLSGLPDRVFMKLVVSAKTDQVVGLHMCGDDSAEIVQGFAVAIKAGLTKAQFDSTIGVHPTSAEEFVTMRTPTRKIRNSTSGGKTDNEAKAAAGV, encoded by the exons ATGGCAGCATCACTTAGCACCCCAAAATTCACGACCACTTTATCATCTTCAACACTTCAAACCCTAATTCACAGACACCACAGATTCTCAACCCTTACCCTAACTCGTTCACCATTCATTATCAATCCTCTATCATCCTCATCATCTTATCCATTTAATCTCTCGAAAAAAACCCTAGGGTTTCTCTCCGACAATCGCTTACTGAAATCACGTCGGTTTTCTACCAGAGCCGAATCCACGAACGGCGCTGAGCCACGTCACTATGACTTTGATCTGTTCACTATTGGTGCTGGTAGTGGTGGTGTTAGGGCTTCTCGTTTTGCCGCCAATTTTGGTGCTTCAGTTGCTGTTTGTGAGCTTCCGTTTGCTACTATTTCTTCTGATTCTACCGGAGGGGTTGGTGGAAC GTGCGTGCTACGTGGATGTGTACCTAAAAAGTTGCTTGTTTATGCATCTAAATATGCTCATGAATTTGAGGAAAGTCTTGGTTTCGGATGGTCATACAATTCTGAACCGACACATGATTGGAGCACTTTAATGGCTAATAAGAATGCTGAGTTACAACGTCTTACAGGCATCTACAAGAACATTCTAAACAACGCTGGTGTTAAACTAATTGAAGGACGTGGAAAG ATTGTGGACCCGCACACTGTGGATGTTGATGGGAAACTATACACTGCAAGAAACATTTTAGTTTCAGTTGGAGGGCGTCCATTTATACCCGAAATACCTGGAAGTGAATATGTAATAGATTCGGATGCGGCCCTTGATTTGCCATCCAAACCTACAAAAATTGCAATTGTTGGTGGTGGTTACATTGCAGTTGAGTTTGCTGGTATTTTTAATGGACTGCAAAGTGAGGTGCATGTATTTATCCGTCAAAAGCAAGTTTTACGTGGGTTTGATGAAGAG AATTTGGGATTGGAGAGCGTGGGTGTGGAACTGGACAAGAATGGAGCAATACTG GTCGATGAATACTCTCGTACGTCGGTTCCATCTATTTGGGCTGTTGGAGACGTTACTGATAGAATGAATCTTACTCCTGTTGCTTTAATGGAGGGAGCGGCATTAGCCAAAACCCTTTTTGCAAATGAACCTACAAAACCCGATTTCag agcTGTACCATCAGCAGTATTCTCTCAGCCACCAATTGGACAAGTTGGTCTTACCGAGCAACAG GCAATTGAATCTTATGGTGACATCAATGTGTATACTGCAAATTTTAGGCCGTTAAAGGCTACTCTATCTGGCCTCCCTGATAGAGTTTTTATGAAACTAGTGGTGTCGGCAAAGACTGACCAAGTAGTTGGGTTACACATGTGTGGTGATGATTCAGCCGAAATCGTTCAG GGATTTGCTGTTGCTATTAAAGCAGGCCTGACCAAGGCCCAATTTGACTCCACTATTGGTGTTCACCCTACATCAGCTGAGGAATTCGTCACCATGCGGACTCCTACAAGGAAAATTCGAAATTCTACTTCTGgg GGTAAAACTGATAatgaagctaaagctgctgctggAGTGTAG
- the LOC139899284 gene encoding glutathione reductase, chloroplastic-like isoform X1 — MAASLSTPKFTTTLSSSTLQTLIHRHHRFSTLTLTRSPFIINPLSSSSSYPFNLSKKTLGFLSDNRLLKSRRFSTRAESTNGAEPRHYDFDLFTIGAGSGGVRASRFAANFGASVAVCELPFATISSDSTGGVGGTCVLRGCVPKKLLVYASKYAHEFEESLGFGWSYNSEPTHDWSTLMANKNAELQRLTGIYKNILNNAGVKLIEGRGKIVDPHTVDVDGKLYTARNILVSVGGRPFIPEIPGSEYVIDSDAALDLPSKPTKIAIVGGGYIAVEFAGIFNGLQSEVHVFIRQKQVLRGFDEEIRDFVAEQMSLKGIEFHPEESPQAVIKSSDGSFSIKTNKGTTDGFSHVMFATGRKPNTKNLGLESVGVELDKNGAILVDEYSRTSVPSIWAVGDVTDRMNLTPVALMEGAALAKTLFANEPTKPDFRAVPSAVFSQPPIGQVGLTEQQAIESYGDINVYTANFRPLKATLSGLPDRVFMKLVVSAKTDQVVGLHMCGDDSAEIVQGFAVAIKAGLTKAQFDSTIGVHPTSAEEFVTMRTPTRKIRNSTSGGKTDNEAKAAAGV; from the exons ATGGCAGCATCACTTAGCACCCCAAAATTCACGACCACTTTATCATCTTCAACACTTCAAACCCTAATTCACAGACACCACAGATTCTCAACCCTTACCCTAACTCGTTCACCATTCATTATCAATCCTCTATCATCCTCATCATCTTATCCATTTAATCTCTCGAAAAAAACCCTAGGGTTTCTCTCCGACAATCGCTTACTGAAATCACGTCGGTTTTCTACCAGAGCCGAATCCACGAACGGCGCTGAGCCACGTCACTATGACTTTGATCTGTTCACTATTGGTGCTGGTAGTGGTGGTGTTAGGGCTTCTCGTTTTGCCGCCAATTTTGGTGCTTCAGTTGCTGTTTGTGAGCTTCCGTTTGCTACTATTTCTTCTGATTCTACCGGAGGGGTTGGTGGAAC GTGCGTGCTACGTGGATGTGTACCTAAAAAGTTGCTTGTTTATGCATCTAAATATGCTCATGAATTTGAGGAAAGTCTTGGTTTCGGATGGTCATACAATTCTGAACCGACACATGATTGGAGCACTTTAATGGCTAATAAGAATGCTGAGTTACAACGTCTTACAGGCATCTACAAGAACATTCTAAACAACGCTGGTGTTAAACTAATTGAAGGACGTGGAAAG ATTGTGGACCCGCACACTGTGGATGTTGATGGGAAACTATACACTGCAAGAAACATTTTAGTTTCAGTTGGAGGGCGTCCATTTATACCCGAAATACCTGGAAGTGAATATGTAATAGATTCGGATGCGGCCCTTGATTTGCCATCCAAACCTACAAAAATTGCAATTGTTGGTGGTGGTTACATTGCAGTTGAGTTTGCTGGTATTTTTAATGGACTGCAAAGTGAGGTGCATGTATTTATCCGTCAAAAGCAAGTTTTACGTGGGTTTGATGAAGAG ATTAGAGACTTTGTTGCAGAACAGATGTCCTTAAAGGGAATTGAGTTCCACCCAGAGGAGTCACCTCAGGCTGTGATCAAATCTTCAGACGGGTCGTTTTCGATAAAAACTAATAAAGGAACAACTGACGGCTTCTCACATGTTATGTTTGCCACGGGCCGAAAGCCCAATACAAAG AATTTGGGATTGGAGAGCGTGGGTGTGGAACTGGACAAGAATGGAGCAATACTG GTCGATGAATACTCTCGTACGTCGGTTCCATCTATTTGGGCTGTTGGAGACGTTACTGATAGAATGAATCTTACTCCTGTTGCTTTAATGGAGGGAGCGGCATTAGCCAAAACCCTTTTTGCAAATGAACCTACAAAACCCGATTTCag agcTGTACCATCAGCAGTATTCTCTCAGCCACCAATTGGACAAGTTGGTCTTACCGAGCAACAG GCAATTGAATCTTATGGTGACATCAATGTGTATACTGCAAATTTTAGGCCGTTAAAGGCTACTCTATCTGGCCTCCCTGATAGAGTTTTTATGAAACTAGTGGTGTCGGCAAAGACTGACCAAGTAGTTGGGTTACACATGTGTGGTGATGATTCAGCCGAAATCGTTCAG GGATTTGCTGTTGCTATTAAAGCAGGCCTGACCAAGGCCCAATTTGACTCCACTATTGGTGTTCACCCTACATCAGCTGAGGAATTCGTCACCATGCGGACTCCTACAAGGAAAATTCGAAATTCTACTTCTGgg GGTAAAACTGATAatgaagctaaagctgctgctggAGTGTAG